The following are from one region of the Stanieria cyanosphaera PCC 7437 genome:
- a CDS encoding cytochrome P450: MTRPPKLNIHPLIQRLKWVADPVGYMETAAQQHPDIFAAEVIGFGDQFIFVNHPQGIQQLLTQDRQQFFASGKENAILKPLLGEYSIVMLEGNPHRKRRKLLLPPFHGERMQAYGKLIWNLTDKIFAQLPINQTFTARKITQEISLQVILEAVYGLYEDEKSQKLKYLLTKVTDVFSSPLSSALLFFDWLQKDLGAWSPWGNFLRQQQEIDSLIYGEITERRAKGYENRNDILSLMMSARDESGDPMSDRELRDELMTLMFAGHETTATAMAWALYWIHRLPEVRQKLVAEIDSLGSNPEPMAIAKLPYLTAVCQETLRIYPVAMLTFPRVVTEPIELLGYQLEPGMIAMGCIYLAHQREDIYSNHHQFKPERFLEKQYSQYEFLPFGGGARRCIGEALAQLEMKLVLANILSNYELTLVSQSPEKPHRRGVTLAPTGGVKMLLKAKRTLSTVAEKPNQTILTN, translated from the coding sequence ATGACTCGACCTCCCAAATTAAATATTCACCCATTAATTCAAAGATTAAAATGGGTTGCCGATCCTGTCGGTTATATGGAAACAGCAGCCCAACAACATCCTGATATTTTTGCAGCAGAAGTAATCGGCTTTGGTGATCAGTTTATCTTTGTCAATCATCCCCAAGGAATTCAACAGTTACTTACCCAGGATCGGCAACAGTTTTTTGCTTCTGGTAAAGAAAACGCCATCTTAAAACCTTTACTAGGGGAATATTCAATTGTCATGTTGGAAGGTAATCCCCACAGAAAAAGAAGAAAATTATTGTTGCCTCCTTTTCATGGCGAACGAATGCAAGCTTATGGCAAGTTAATTTGGAATTTGACAGATAAAATTTTTGCCCAATTACCAATTAATCAAACCTTTACTGCTAGAAAAATTACCCAAGAAATTTCTTTACAAGTGATTTTAGAAGCTGTTTATGGTTTATATGAAGACGAAAAAAGCCAAAAACTAAAATATTTATTGACTAAGGTTACCGATGTCTTTAGTTCTCCTCTAAGCTCTGCTTTACTCTTTTTCGACTGGTTACAAAAAGATTTAGGTGCTTGGAGTCCCTGGGGTAATTTTTTACGTCAACAACAGGAAATTGATAGTTTAATCTATGGTGAAATTACTGAACGTCGAGCTAAAGGCTATGAAAATCGCAATGATATTCTATCTTTAATGATGTCTGCCCGCGATGAGTCTGGTGATCCCATGAGCGATCGCGAGTTACGGGATGAATTGATGACTTTGATGTTTGCTGGACATGAAACTACTGCTACAGCTATGGCATGGGCTTTGTATTGGATTCATCGTCTTCCTGAAGTACGGCAAAAGTTAGTGGCAGAAATAGATAGTTTAGGTAGCAATCCCGAACCAATGGCGATCGCGAAACTTCCTTATCTAACTGCGGTTTGTCAGGAAACTTTAAGAATTTATCCAGTAGCAATGCTGACTTTTCCCAGAGTTGTCACCGAACCAATCGAATTATTAGGCTATCAATTAGAACCAGGAATGATTGCAATGGGTTGTATTTATTTAGCTCATCAACGAGAAGATATTTATTCCAATCATCACCAGTTTAAACCAGAACGTTTTTTAGAAAAGCAATATTCTCAATACGAATTTTTACCCTTTGGTGGTGGGGCGCGTCGTTGTATTGGAGAAGCTTTAGCGCAATTGGAAATGAAGTTAGTTTTAGCTAATATTCTTTCTAACTATGAATTAACCCTTGTTAGTCAAAGTCCAGAAAAACCTCATCGTCGTGGTGTTACTCTTGCCCCTACTGGTGGAGTAAAAATGTTACTGAAAGCTAAACGAACTTTGTCTACTGTTGCAGAAAAACCCAATCAAACAATTTTGACGAACTAA
- the rlmD gene encoding 23S rRNA (uracil(1939)-C(5))-methyltransferase RlmD, producing MTKKWQQGELVELEIVDLNSSGEGVGKINGKVVFIPDTVTGDRALVRLTKVKNKYSYGKIEQLLIASPYRIRPRCIVADKCGGCQWQHIDWEYQLDSKRQQVLQALQRIGGFSQVQVKPTLHTPYSLNYRNKSTYPLGISASGQVQAGYYRQGSHQLINLNQCPVQDARLHPLLAEVKQDLQKQGWTIYNEKTHQGQLRHLSLRIGNRTGEILLTLVTTDKNLTEIEAQAQTWLTRYPQLVGVCLNYNPERTNVIFGQETITVAGSSYLREIFAGVELNILSDTFFQVNTEAAELLLSDITKQLNLEGDETIVDAYCGIGTFTLPLAKQAKSIVGIELHPTSVEQAKQNANINQITNVTFYAEAVETLLPQLEFTPDLILLDPPRKGCEPQVIETLINLSPSPRIIYVSCKPATLARDLNLLCQSGKYQLNFVQPVDFFPQTTHIESYAYLNATS from the coding sequence ATGACGAAAAAATGGCAACAAGGGGAATTAGTTGAACTAGAAATTGTCGATCTCAATAGTAGTGGTGAGGGAGTAGGCAAGATTAATGGTAAAGTTGTCTTTATTCCCGATACAGTTACAGGCGATCGCGCTTTAGTTCGTTTAACTAAAGTAAAAAATAAATATAGCTATGGAAAAATTGAGCAACTTTTAATTGCATCTCCCTACCGCATTCGTCCTCGTTGTATTGTTGCTGATAAATGTGGTGGCTGTCAGTGGCAACATATTGATTGGGAATATCAGTTAGATAGTAAACGTCAACAGGTACTTCAAGCTTTACAACGGATCGGTGGTTTTTCACAAGTCCAAGTCAAACCCACTCTTCATACTCCTTATTCGCTCAATTATCGCAATAAATCTACTTATCCTTTAGGAATTTCTGCTAGTGGACAAGTTCAAGCTGGTTATTACCGTCAAGGTAGCCATCAATTGATTAATCTCAATCAATGTCCTGTTCAAGATGCTCGTTTACATCCTCTTCTAGCCGAAGTCAAACAAGATCTTCAGAAACAAGGTTGGACTATTTATAATGAAAAAACTCATCAAGGACAACTACGTCATCTTTCCCTACGTATCGGTAATCGTACAGGAGAAATCTTACTAACGCTAGTCACTACAGATAAAAACTTAACAGAAATAGAAGCACAAGCTCAAACTTGGTTAACTAGATATCCTCAATTAGTAGGAGTTTGTTTAAATTATAATCCTGAGCGTACTAATGTTATTTTTGGACAAGAAACTATTACTGTCGCGGGATCAAGTTACCTAAGAGAAATTTTTGCTGGAGTTGAATTAAATATCTTGTCAGATACTTTTTTTCAGGTTAATACTGAAGCAGCAGAATTGTTACTGAGTGATATTACCAAACAATTAAACTTAGAAGGTGATGAAACTATTGTTGATGCCTACTGCGGGATCGGGACTTTTACTTTACCTTTAGCCAAACAAGCAAAAAGTATAGTGGGGATCGAATTGCATCCAACTTCGGTTGAACAAGCCAAACAAAATGCAAACATCAATCAAATTACTAACGTCACCTTTTACGCTGAAGCAGTCGAAACTCTTTTACCACAACTAGAATTTACTCCTGATCTTATTCTTCTTGATCCCCCTCGTAAAGGATGCGAACCTCAAGTAATTGAAACTTTAATCAATCTTTCCCCTTCCCCTAGGATTATTTATGTTAGTTGTAAACCTGCAACTTTAGCTCGAGATCTGAATTTGCTTTGTCAATCTGGAAAATATCAACTTAACTTTGTTCAACCTGTTGACTTTTTCCCTCAAACTACTCACATTGAATCCTATGCTTATCTTAATGCGACTAGCTAA
- the rplK gene encoding 50S ribosomal protein L11 gives MPRKVVAIIKLALPAGKANPAPPVGPALGQHGVNIMAFCKEYNARTADKVGLVIPVEISVFEDRSFTFILKTPPASVLIRKAAGIERGASQPNKQTVATITQAQLREIAETKMPDLNANDIEAAMKIVAGTAKNMGVAIAE, from the coding sequence ATGCCAAGAAAAGTTGTTGCAATCATTAAATTAGCTCTGCCAGCAGGCAAAGCTAACCCTGCACCTCCCGTAGGTCCCGCTCTAGGTCAGCATGGTGTCAATATTATGGCGTTTTGTAAAGAATACAACGCTAGGACTGCTGATAAAGTAGGGTTAGTTATTCCAGTAGAAATTTCAGTTTTTGAAGACCGAAGTTTTACTTTTATTCTTAAAACTCCTCCAGCATCTGTTCTAATTAGAAAAGCTGCGGGAATTGAAAGAGGGGCAAGTCAGCCCAATAAACAAACTGTAGCTACGATTACTCAAGCTCAGTTGAGAGAAATCGCAGAAACTAAAATGCCCGATCTAAATGCCAATGATATTGAAGCAGCAATGAAAATTGTTGCAGGTACGGCAAAAAATATGGGTGTTGCGATCGCAGAATAA
- a CDS encoding efflux RND transporter permease subunit yields the protein MVQSQRKPNLRESLNLSKLALAYPWLTLCLWLIVAVAGIFAYSSLKYALFPDITFPVVIVQAETSLQTTLATEQQLTTILEQPLQSLTGLDQLNSVTYPGRSIITHLFYPGQNLASVQQEVEAKLTEVSLPPDTDVKVIPFNLNESTVVSYGITSQSKSLTELIPIVQTQMIPTIKSIPGVLRVDLLGDLSSQELNQSSETSLPNHSFPSLVHLNGDNALAIAVVKRSDANTLEVVKQVQAAIATIQPSLKDIQITLAATQADYIREATQATIEALWGAIVLAVVVIFGCLRNWAATIITALAIPISLLGTFIIMAIAGFNLETITLLALALTIGIVVDDAIVDVENIVRYLEAGSQPRQAVTEATQEIGFTVSVTTLTIVAVFLPVAFMGGTVGQFFKPFGLTVAAAVITSLLVARTLSPVLALYWLRSKNNRGNNHGDFNSKLISYYRRLLQWSLQHRKTVIAIALITMVAGLGLIPLVPKGFIPQLDRGEFNIIYTTPLPKLDQIPQQQETEANTSNQAETNQNFAWLQQLAQSPARILLNKTLRVGKEIEQVTLADPEVQSVFTVAGLQGKPNQGKLYVKLNPNRTLTTAEIQAQLRNKLPTIPGVQISIEDIPFVDIESKQNLQIALAGDDLKALTQTAKQLQKKVETLPGFADITLSNESENIDSLTKIERRNGQRVVFFNANLSQGKTIGDATEELEEIAKPLLPQGVTLQLSGDAALSSDVLGSFAETLIFAIACMLLLLILLFGRLLEPIVVALCLPLALIGAMLALLFTQNDFGMIAVIGTIFLVGLLDKNAILLMDYINQLRQTGLTRTEAILKTGIVRLRPIIMTTGSTVLGMLPIALGWGAGAELRQPMAVTIIGGLITSTLLSLIVVPVVYTLLEDFWVQRVHQKRS from the coding sequence ATGGTACAGTCCCAGAGGAAACCGAACCTTAGAGAAAGTTTAAATTTATCTAAGCTAGCACTGGCTTATCCTTGGCTAACTTTGTGCTTATGGTTGATTGTTGCAGTTGCTGGGATATTTGCTTATAGTTCTCTCAAATATGCTCTTTTCCCCGATATTACTTTCCCTGTAGTTATTGTTCAAGCTGAAACTTCTCTACAAACGACTTTAGCGACAGAGCAACAACTGACAACTATTTTAGAGCAACCTTTGCAATCTTTGACTGGATTAGATCAGTTAAATTCTGTTACTTATCCTGGACGAAGTATCATAACTCATTTGTTTTATCCAGGACAAAATTTAGCATCAGTGCAACAAGAGGTAGAAGCGAAGTTGACAGAAGTTTCTTTGCCTCCCGATACGGATGTTAAAGTTATTCCATTTAATTTAAATGAATCTACTGTGGTTAGTTATGGAATTACTAGTCAGAGTAAAAGTTTAACTGAGTTAATTCCAATTGTTCAAACACAAATGATCCCGACAATCAAATCAATTCCAGGTGTTTTAAGAGTCGATTTGTTAGGGGATCTTAGCAGTCAAGAATTAAATCAATCTTCAGAAACTTCTCTTCCTAATCATAGTTTTCCGTCGTTAGTTCATTTAAATGGTGACAATGCTTTAGCCATTGCCGTAGTAAAACGTAGTGATGCGAATACTCTCGAAGTAGTCAAACAAGTTCAAGCTGCCATTGCTACAATTCAACCAAGTTTAAAAGATATTCAAATAACTTTAGCAGCAACTCAAGCAGACTATATTCGTGAAGCAACACAAGCCACCATCGAAGCTTTATGGGGTGCAATTGTTTTGGCAGTGGTGGTAATTTTTGGTTGTTTACGCAATTGGGCAGCTACGATAATTACAGCTTTAGCGATCCCCATTTCTTTATTAGGAACATTTATCATAATGGCGATCGCAGGATTTAATTTGGAAACCATTACCCTCTTAGCTTTAGCTTTAACGATTGGGATTGTGGTTGATGATGCTATTGTCGATGTAGAAAATATTGTCCGCTATCTCGAAGCTGGATCTCAACCAAGACAAGCAGTTACAGAAGCAACTCAGGAAATTGGTTTTACTGTCTCGGTGACGACTTTAACCATCGTGGCGGTATTTCTCCCTGTTGCTTTTATGGGTGGTACAGTGGGACAGTTTTTTAAACCCTTTGGTTTAACGGTAGCTGCTGCGGTAATTACTTCTTTGTTAGTAGCTCGAACTTTATCACCTGTACTCGCTCTTTATTGGTTAAGAAGCAAAAACAATCGAGGAAATAATCATGGTGATTTTAATTCAAAATTAATATCTTACTATCGCCGATTATTACAATGGTCACTTCAACATCGAAAAACGGTAATTGCGATCGCGCTTATCACTATGGTAGCAGGATTAGGATTGATTCCTTTAGTTCCCAAGGGTTTTATTCCTCAACTAGATCGAGGTGAATTTAATATTATTTATACTACTCCTTTACCAAAATTAGACCAAATACCACAGCAACAGGAAACGGAAGCAAATACAAGCAATCAAGCAGAAACTAATCAAAACTTTGCTTGGTTGCAACAATTAGCTCAATCTCCTGCCAGAATTTTACTTAATAAAACCCTCCGAGTCGGCAAAGAAATTGAACAAGTTACCCTAGCTGATCCCGAAGTCCAGTCAGTCTTTACTGTAGCAGGATTGCAAGGAAAACCAAATCAAGGCAAACTCTACGTCAAACTCAATCCCAACCGCACTTTAACTACTGCTGAAATACAAGCTCAACTACGGAATAAATTACCTACCATTCCTGGAGTGCAAATAAGTATTGAAGATATTCCTTTCGTAGATATCGAAAGTAAACAAAATCTGCAAATTGCTTTAGCAGGAGATGATCTCAAAGCGTTAACTCAAACTGCTAAACAACTACAAAAAAAAGTTGAAACGTTGCCAGGTTTTGCAGACATCACTTTGAGTAACGAATCAGAAAATATTGATAGTTTAACCAAAATAGAACGCCGTAACGGCCAAAGAGTAGTTTTCTTTAATGCCAATCTTAGCCAAGGCAAAACTATCGGTGATGCAACCGAAGAGCTTGAAGAAATCGCCAAACCTCTTTTACCTCAAGGTGTAACCTTGCAGTTATCAGGAGATGCTGCTCTTAGTAGTGATGTTTTAGGTAGTTTTGCTGAAACTCTCATTTTTGCGATCGCGTGTATGCTTCTCCTTTTAATTTTACTATTTGGAAGATTATTAGAACCAATCGTTGTTGCTTTATGTCTTCCTTTAGCTTTAATTGGGGCAATGCTCGCTCTACTGTTTACTCAAAACGATTTTGGCATGATTGCGGTGATTGGCACCATCTTTTTAGTCGGTTTACTCGATAAAAATGCTATTCTGCTGATGGATTATATTAATCAGTTACGTCAAACTGGTTTAACTCGCACCGAGGCGATCCTCAAGACAGGAATAGTGCGTCTTCGACCAATTATTATGACTACAGGTTCAACTGTTTTAGGAATGTTACCCATCGCGTTAGGTTGGGGCGCAGGAGCAGAATTACGTCAACCAATGGCAGTAACAATTATTGGTGGTTTAATTACTTCTACCTTATTAAGCTTGATTGTTGTACCCGTAGTTTATACTCTTCTTGAAGATTTCTGGGTGCAAAGAGTTCATCAAAAGCGGTCTTAA
- the rplS gene encoding 50S ribosomal protein L19 — MNAEAIIRSIEAEHIKTDLPVIHVGDSVEVGVRIKEGNKERVQPYKGTVIAMRNGGINKTITVRRIFQGVGVERVFLVNSPIVAHIKIERRGKVRRAKLYYLRDRVGKATRIQQRFDRPI, encoded by the coding sequence ATGAATGCAGAAGCGATTATTCGTTCCATAGAAGCTGAACATATCAAAACTGACTTACCCGTAATTCATGTTGGTGACAGCGTAGAAGTAGGCGTAAGAATCAAAGAAGGTAACAAAGAACGTGTTCAGCCCTATAAAGGTACCGTGATTGCTATGCGCAACGGCGGTATCAACAAAACTATTACTGTCCGTCGCATCTTTCAAGGTGTCGGGGTAGAGAGAGTGTTTTTAGTTAATTCTCCTATCGTTGCTCATATTAAAATTGAGCGTCGCGGTAAAGTTCGTCGTGCTAAACTATATTACCTACGCGATCGCGTAGGTAAAGCTACTCGGATTCAGCAACGTTTTGACCGCCCTATTTGA
- a CDS encoding ATP-binding protein: MIAIPIPWNRSKWTRMSFASTLYLHPILELLLANIPTEWRAEVRLGLQEALVNAAKHGNKLDPNKTIIVQFLITDREYSWIITDEGTGFVPECSCHHSLQEHIPPEEAENGRGLCILHEVFDRVHWNREGTQLTVAKSVKKNHRKQSLVN; this comes from the coding sequence GTGATTGCTATTCCTATTCCTTGGAATCGAAGCAAATGGACAAGAATGAGTTTTGCTTCTACTCTGTATCTTCATCCTATTCTTGAGCTACTTCTAGCTAATATTCCTACTGAATGGCGAGCAGAAGTAAGATTAGGTTTGCAAGAAGCTTTAGTTAATGCAGCCAAACACGGTAATAAACTTGATCCCAACAAGACTATTATTGTTCAGTTTTTAATTACAGATAGAGAATACTCTTGGATTATTACTGACGAAGGTACTGGTTTTGTCCCCGAATGTAGCTGCCATCACAGTTTACAGGAACATATTCCTCCAGAAGAAGCAGAAAATGGTCGTGGTTTATGCATTCTACATGAAGTTTTTGATCGGGTTCATTGGAATCGAGAGGGAACACAATTAACTGTTGCCAAATCGGTTAAGAAAAATCATCGCAAACAATCTCTGGTTAATTAA
- the rplA gene encoding 50S ribosomal protein L1, producing MTKKLSRRMREALAKVDQDKAYEPLEALQLLKETATAKFVETAEAHIRLGIDPKYTDQQLRTTVTFPKGTGQTVRIAVIARGEKVKEAEQAGAEIVGSEELIDEIQKGMMDFDILIATPDMMPKVARLGRMLGPKGLMPSPKGGTVTDDLPTAISDFKGGKQEFRADRTGIVHVMFGKVSFSAEDLLVNLKALQETVDRNRPSGAKGRYWRSIFVSSSMGPSIQVDISGLRDLKMTEAA from the coding sequence ATGACAAAAAAACTATCGCGTCGAATGCGAGAGGCGTTAGCTAAAGTAGATCAAGACAAAGCTTACGAACCTCTAGAAGCTTTACAATTATTAAAAGAAACCGCAACAGCTAAATTCGTCGAAACGGCTGAAGCTCATATACGTCTAGGTATCGATCCCAAATATACCGACCAACAACTACGGACAACTGTAACTTTTCCTAAAGGAACTGGTCAAACTGTACGCATAGCTGTAATTGCTCGCGGTGAAAAAGTAAAAGAGGCAGAACAAGCCGGAGCAGAAATAGTTGGTTCGGAAGAATTAATTGACGAAATTCAAAAAGGCATGATGGATTTTGATATTCTAATTGCCACTCCTGATATGATGCCCAAAGTAGCAAGATTAGGGCGGATGTTGGGTCCAAAAGGTTTGATGCCTTCTCCCAAAGGCGGTACCGTCACCGATGATTTACCAACTGCTATTAGTGATTTTAAAGGTGGTAAACAAGAATTTCGTGCTGACAGAACTGGTATCGTTCATGTTATGTTTGGAAAGGTATCATTTTCAGCCGAAGACCTCCTAGTTAATTTGAAGGCTCTACAAGAAACAGTTGACCGCAATCGTCCTTCTGGGGCAAAAGGTCGCTACTGGCGCAGTATTTTTGTGTCTTCTTCGATGGGACCTTCAATTCAAGTAGATATTAGTGGTTTAAGAGACTTGAAAATGACTGAAGCAGCTTAG
- a CDS encoding AAA family ATPase, which yields MRKPGTLIFFCGKMGVGKSTKAISLAKEYNAILLSEDEWLEAVYPEEIKVFDDYIKYSARLKPLLKKHVQKLLNSGLSVVMDFPGNTPNQRAWFKEIFSEYEIPHKLYYLEASDQLCLKQIEQRRKINPSRVNFDTEKVFHQVNRYFQPPTEQEGFNIQIVRRDDI from the coding sequence ATGCGTAAACCAGGAACATTAATATTCTTTTGTGGAAAGATGGGAGTTGGTAAAAGTACAAAAGCGATCTCCCTAGCGAAGGAATATAATGCAATACTATTATCTGAAGATGAATGGTTGGAAGCTGTTTATCCTGAAGAAATTAAAGTTTTTGATGATTATATAAAATATTCAGCGCGTCTCAAGCCCTTATTAAAGAAACACGTCCAAAAACTCTTAAATTCTGGTCTTTCTGTAGTCATGGATTTTCCAGGTAACACACCTAATCAACGAGCTTGGTTTAAAGAGATATTTTCCGAGTATGAAATACCTCATAAATTATATTATCTAGAAGCAAGCGATCAACTTTGTTTAAAGCAGATCGAACAGCGTAGAAAAATCAACCCAAGTCGCGTCAATTTTGATACCGAAAAGGTTTTTCACCAAGTAAATCGTTATTTTCAACCTCCTACTGAACAGGAAGGGTTTAATATACAAATAGTCAGAAGAGACGATATATAG
- the secE gene encoding preprotein translocase subunit SecE, whose amino-acid sequence MAKNDVVKKEVEVTKEQGDGFNLSQFTSETKEELEKVVWPSRQQLLSESAAVILMVTLVATVIYLVDNFFAWGSGKVF is encoded by the coding sequence TTGGCTAAAAACGATGTCGTCAAAAAAGAGGTTGAAGTCACCAAAGAACAAGGTGATGGTTTTAATTTAAGCCAGTTTACTAGTGAAACCAAAGAAGAACTAGAAAAAGTTGTCTGGCCTTCTCGTCAACAACTGTTGAGTGAGTCGGCAGCAGTAATTTTAATGGTAACTTTGGTTGCGACAGTAATATATTTAGTCGATAATTTCTTTGCTTGGGGATCAGGAAAAGTATTCTAA
- the nusG gene encoding transcription termination/antitermination protein NusG codes for MNFAADRPEEIEQRQQSQPQGRPRWYAVQVASGCEKRVKTDLEQRINTLEVADRVLQVQIPQTPTVKIRKDGSRQHGQEKVFPGYILVQMIMDDDAWQVVKNTPNVINFVGAEQKRNYGRGRGHVKPLPLSPGEVERIFKQAEGQEPIVKVDMAIGDKIAVLSGPFKDFEGEVIEVSPERSKLKALLSIFGRDTPVELEFNQIEKQS; via the coding sequence ATGAATTTTGCAGCAGACCGACCAGAAGAAATAGAGCAACGACAACAATCGCAACCGCAAGGTAGACCTCGTTGGTATGCCGTGCAAGTAGCTTCTGGCTGTGAGAAGCGGGTAAAAACAGACTTAGAGCAGCGCATTAATACTCTAGAAGTAGCGGATCGCGTGCTACAAGTACAAATACCTCAAACCCCAACAGTCAAAATTCGTAAAGATGGTTCTCGTCAACACGGTCAAGAAAAAGTCTTTCCTGGCTATATTCTTGTTCAAATGATTATGGACGATGATGCTTGGCAGGTAGTCAAAAACACTCCCAATGTAATTAACTTTGTCGGTGCAGAACAAAAACGCAACTACGGCAGAGGAAGAGGACACGTTAAACCATTACCGTTATCGCCTGGTGAAGTCGAACGTATTTTTAAACAAGCAGAAGGACAAGAACCAATTGTTAAAGTCGATATGGCAATCGGAGACAAAATAGCAGTTCTCTCCGGTCCCTTTAAAGATTTTGAAGGGGAAGTCATAGAAGTAAGTCCAGAAAGAAGCAAACTCAAAGCATTATTGTCAATTTTTGGACGAGATACTCCAGTAGAACTGGAATTTAACCAGATTGAAAAACAAAGCTAG
- a CDS encoding glycine zipper domain-containing protein gives MTSNQQPFEKIEKGNPEDYGLIERPSATNELENSQENLALDTNQKSDHTVARAVGAAGGGIAGAAIGRLVGGKLGAAVGAIGGAVAGAAIGDQAAEDIDKKLEDAVETVKDTAQGVTHSIEGAIDSVKEKVAEADVKAVVDSVQNKIDEADVHGVSQSVQNKIDEADVHGVTQSVQNKIDQTDVKGVVNSVQRKIDEADVHGVTQSVQNKIDQTDTRGISQSVQNKINEADVHGVTQSVQNKIDQTDTRGISQSVQNKINEADVRGVTDSLKGTVHDVKSSVADTAERTSRVAQNLADNTKLAAQNKVEATSTKPETEPITIEATTVDWQSEPTKTEGESASEWELHQKRASS, from the coding sequence ATGACTAGCAACCAGCAACCATTTGAAAAGATTGAAAAAGGTAATCCCGAAGACTATGGACTGATTGAACGTCCGTCAGCTACAAATGAACTAGAAAATTCTCAAGAAAACCTTGCCCTAGATACCAACCAAAAAAGTGACCATACAGTTGCTCGCGCCGTTGGTGCTGCTGGCGGTGGTATAGCTGGAGCAGCAATCGGTAGATTAGTCGGTGGAAAACTGGGTGCAGCAGTTGGTGCTATAGGTGGCGCAGTTGCTGGAGCAGCAATTGGGGATCAAGCTGCTGAAGACATTGACAAAAAATTAGAAGATGCTGTTGAGACGGTTAAAGATACGGCTCAAGGTGTTACCCATAGCATCGAAGGAGCAATTGATTCTGTTAAAGAGAAAGTGGCAGAAGCTGATGTCAAAGCCGTAGTTGATTCTGTTCAAAACAAAATCGATGAAGCTGATGTCCATGGTGTAAGTCAATCGGTTCAAAACAAAATCGATGAAGCAGATGTTCATGGTGTTACTCAATCAGTTCAAAATAAAATCGATCAAACTGATGTCAAAGGCGTAGTTAATTCTGTTCAACGCAAAATCGATGAAGCAGATGTTCATGGTGTTACTCAATCAGTTCAGAATAAAATCGATCAAACTGATACCCGTGGCATAAGTCAATCGGTTCAAAATAAAATTAATGAAGCTGATGTCCATGGTGTTACTCAATCAGTTCAAAATAAAATCGATCAAACTGATACCCGTGGCATAAGTCAATCGGTTCAAAATAAAATTAATGAAGCTGATGTCCGTGGTGTAACTGATTCTCTGAAGGGAACAGTGCATGATGTCAAATCGTCTGTTGCCGATACAGCAGAGCGTACTTCTAGAGTCGCACAAAATTTAGCCGATAATACCAAACTTGCTGCACAGAATAAGGTTGAGGCAACGTCTACAAAACCGGAAACTGAACCAATCACAATTGAAGCAACAACGGTTGATTGGCAGAGTGAACCAACCAAGACGGAAGGAGAATCAGCATCTGAATGGGAACTTCACCAAAAACGAGCTTCTTCGTAA